A single region of the Candidatus Zixiibacteriota bacterium genome encodes:
- a CDS encoding hydrogenase maturation protease has product MKILVLGLGNDLLSDDSIGLLVARELSKECSKAVDVIESDLCGLALLDLLVGYERAIIIDAMHTGKHRPGTVVELAPDSFSRIPNPSPHYAGLPELTALAQQLNLKFPAQIKILAVEAGNLHTVGGDLSRPVVKALTEVVHRVRMCLQSWEKDAADN; this is encoded by the coding sequence ATGAAGATACTGGTACTCGGATTGGGAAACGACCTGTTAAGCGATGACAGTATAGGTTTGCTCGTAGCTCGAGAGCTATCCAAAGAATGCTCTAAAGCGGTCGACGTCATCGAGAGCGATCTCTGTGGTCTGGCACTTCTGGATTTGCTGGTTGGCTATGAGCGGGCGATCATTATCGATGCCATGCACACAGGGAAACATCGGCCGGGAACAGTTGTCGAACTGGCTCCTGACAGCTTCAGCAGAATCCCGAACCCTTCGCCCCACTACGCAGGCCTGCCGGAACTCACAGCGCTGGCCCAGCAGTTGAACCTGAAATTTCCAGCACAAATCAAGATCCTTGCCGTCGAAGCAGGCAACCTGCATACAGTCGGCGGTGATCTGAGTCGACCGGTGGTGAAAGCGCTGACTGAAGTCGTGCATCGTGTCAGGATGTGCCTGCAATCGTGGGAGAAAGATGCTGCCGATAACTGA
- a CDS encoding hydrogenase maturation nickel metallochaperone HypA: protein MHELSIANNIIDIALEEIARRGLDVIESIGVRIGALTCVCPEALSFGFEAATIDTPLALTKLIIEQVPIKGKCKSCNSELAVKEFVFLCPSCGSRDLEITQGEELEIAYMQVRYESVS, encoded by the coding sequence ATGCATGAACTGAGTATCGCGAATAACATTATTGATATCGCACTGGAGGAGATTGCGAGACGAGGTCTGGATGTGATCGAGTCAATCGGCGTCAGGATCGGCGCTCTGACTTGCGTATGCCCTGAAGCACTATCGTTTGGTTTTGAAGCGGCGACCATTGATACGCCCCTTGCCCTCACAAAGCTCATTATCGAGCAGGTACCCATAAAGGGAAAGTGTAAATCGTGTAATAGCGAATTGGCAGTGAAGGAATTCGTGTTTCTATGCCCCTCTTGTGGTTCAAGGGATCTGGAGATAACACAGGGGGAGGAGCTGGAAATAGCATATATGCAGGTGAGATATGAAAGTGTTTCTTAG
- the hypB gene encoding hydrogenase nickel incorporation protein HypB: MNEKISIEKKILSENDRLAVLIREGLSERQIVSLNLVSSPGSGKTSLLEKTLGTLNDELRIAVFAGDVQTEHDAERLRRAGGRTVKPIITGGACHLDARMVIQALDQLDLRNIDLLFIENVGNLVCPASYDLGEEMKVVLISTTEGDDKPLKYPAMFRRSSALVINKTDLLGLSDFDVRQARENALRINGNLNTFEISCKTDEGLELWYDWLRKLVARKRQTVPNG; the protein is encoded by the coding sequence ATGAATGAGAAGATCTCTATTGAGAAGAAAATCCTTTCTGAGAACGATCGGTTGGCTGTCCTGATTCGAGAGGGGTTGAGCGAAAGGCAGATTGTATCGCTAAATCTTGTAAGTTCCCCTGGATCGGGGAAGACATCTCTACTAGAGAAAACCTTGGGAACGCTGAACGATGAGTTGCGAATAGCAGTATTCGCCGGAGATGTGCAGACCGAACACGACGCCGAACGCCTCAGACGGGCCGGGGGCAGAACTGTGAAACCGATCATTACCGGTGGCGCCTGTCACCTTGATGCCAGGATGGTCATCCAAGCGCTGGATCAGCTCGATCTGCGTAACATCGATCTGCTATTCATCGAGAATGTCGGAAACCTGGTTTGTCCCGCAAGCTATGACCTCGGAGAAGAGATGAAAGTCGTGCTGATCAGCACGACCGAAGGAGATGACAAACCATTAAAGTACCCGGCGATGTTCCGTCGTTCATCGGCACTGGTGATAAACAAGACTGATCTGTTGGGACTGTCCGATTTCGATGTGAGACAGGCAAGGGAGAACGCTCTCAGGATCAATGGGAATTTGAATACGTTTGAGATTTCTTGCAAAACCGATGAAGGACTGGAATTGTGGTACGACTGGCTGAGGAAATTGGTGGCACGGAAAAGGCAGACTGTGCCGAATGGCTGA